A single Chanos chanos chromosome 8, fChaCha1.1, whole genome shotgun sequence DNA region contains:
- the LOC115819250 gene encoding prostaglandin reductase 3 isoform X1: MSTLGLLRNSRRVLTGLCGRPNTFFGINLVSVRSIIDLSYSTHFMDFKGSSIPSSMKKLVVTKLSQHFRDAVTLQTVPVPTPGDSDLLIRNRYVGINASDINYSAGRYDPTVKPPFDAGFEGIGEVVGLGLSASSRYTVGDKVAYFGDGAFAEYTVVPVKKALPVPAVKPEYLTLLVSGATAHVALQRLGDLAKGETVLVTAAAGGTGQFAVQFAKMAGCHVVGTCSSDEKAGFLKTIGCDRPINYKSEDLAATLRKEYPRGIDVVYESVGGSTFDSAVNNLAVKGRLIVIGFISGYQTATGLTPVKAGTLPAKLLQKSASVRGFFLPHFTADYRESLRSMMQLFAEGRLVCEVDAGDIDPEGRFVGLESVYRAVDYMYAGKNVGKVVVEVAPHVDSKL, from the exons ATGTCCACCTTAGGCTTGTTGAGGAACAGTAGAAGAGTGTTAACTGGATTGTGTGGAAGACCCAACACGTTTTTTGGAATTAATCTTGTGTCAGTGCGTTCTATTATCGATCTGTCTTATTCCACGCACTTCATGGATTTTAAAGGTTCTTCAATCCCTAGCTCGATGAAAAAGCTAGTCGTTACAAAGCTTAGCCAACATTTCAGAGATGCTGTTACGTTGCAAACTGTCCCTGTCCCGACCCCAGGTGACAGCGATTTGCTAATCAGAAATCG ATATGTGGGAATTAATGCCTCAGATATTAACTACTCAGCAGGACGGTATGACCCCACGGTGAAGCCACCCTTTGACGCAGGCTTTGAGGGCATCGGTGAAGTTGTAGGTCTGGGCCTCAGCGCCAGCTCTCGCTACACTGTCGGTGACAAGGTCGCCTATTTCGGGGATGGGGCTTTTGCAGAGTACACGGTGGTGCCCGTCAAAAAGGCGCTCCCCGTGCCGGCCGTGAAGCCGGAGTACCTGACCCTCCTCGTGAGCGGGGCCACCGCTCACGTTGCCCTGCAGCGACTGGGTGACCTTGCGAAGGGAGAGACCGTGCTGGTGACGGCCGCAGCCGGCGGCACCGGGCAGTTTGCCGTGCAGTTCGCCAAAATGGCCGGCTGCCACGTGGTGGGAACCTGCTCCTCAGATGAGAAGGCCGGCTTCCTCAAGACCATCGGCTGCGACCGGCCGATCAACTACAAATCCGAGGACCTAGCGGCGACTCTACGCAAAGAGTACCCGCGCGGTATAGACGTGGTGTACGAATCCGTCGGCGGCAGCACCTTTGACTCGGCCGTCAATAACTTGGCCGTCAAGGGCAGACTGATAGTGATTGGGTTTATTTCGGGGTATCAAACAGCAACGGGCCTTACGCCGGTGAAGGCGGGTACCCTGCCCGCCAAACTCCTGCAGAAGTCGGCCAGCGTGAGGGGTTTCTTCCTGCCTCACTTCACGGCAGACTACAGGGAATCTCTGAGGAGCATGATGCAGCTGTTTGCCGAGGGGAGGCTGGTGTGCGAAGTGGACGCTGGAGATATCGATCCCGAGGGCAGGTTTGTGGGGTTGGAGTCCGTGTACCGGGCCGTGGACTACATGTACGCCGGGAAGAACGTGGGCAAAGTGGTAGTGGAGGTGGCTCCGCATGTCGACAGTAAACTGTAA
- the LOC115819250 gene encoding prostaglandin reductase 3 isoform X2, translating into MSLTRYVGINASDINYSAGRYDPTVKPPFDAGFEGIGEVVGLGLSASSRYTVGDKVAYFGDGAFAEYTVVPVKKALPVPAVKPEYLTLLVSGATAHVALQRLGDLAKGETVLVTAAAGGTGQFAVQFAKMAGCHVVGTCSSDEKAGFLKTIGCDRPINYKSEDLAATLRKEYPRGIDVVYESVGGSTFDSAVNNLAVKGRLIVIGFISGYQTATGLTPVKAGTLPAKLLQKSASVRGFFLPHFTADYRESLRSMMQLFAEGRLVCEVDAGDIDPEGRFVGLESVYRAVDYMYAGKNVGKVVVEVAPHVDSKL; encoded by the exons ATGAGTCTCACAAG ATATGTGGGAATTAATGCCTCAGATATTAACTACTCAGCAGGACGGTATGACCCCACGGTGAAGCCACCCTTTGACGCAGGCTTTGAGGGCATCGGTGAAGTTGTAGGTCTGGGCCTCAGCGCCAGCTCTCGCTACACTGTCGGTGACAAGGTCGCCTATTTCGGGGATGGGGCTTTTGCAGAGTACACGGTGGTGCCCGTCAAAAAGGCGCTCCCCGTGCCGGCCGTGAAGCCGGAGTACCTGACCCTCCTCGTGAGCGGGGCCACCGCTCACGTTGCCCTGCAGCGACTGGGTGACCTTGCGAAGGGAGAGACCGTGCTGGTGACGGCCGCAGCCGGCGGCACCGGGCAGTTTGCCGTGCAGTTCGCCAAAATGGCCGGCTGCCACGTGGTGGGAACCTGCTCCTCAGATGAGAAGGCCGGCTTCCTCAAGACCATCGGCTGCGACCGGCCGATCAACTACAAATCCGAGGACCTAGCGGCGACTCTACGCAAAGAGTACCCGCGCGGTATAGACGTGGTGTACGAATCCGTCGGCGGCAGCACCTTTGACTCGGCCGTCAATAACTTGGCCGTCAAGGGCAGACTGATAGTGATTGGGTTTATTTCGGGGTATCAAACAGCAACGGGCCTTACGCCGGTGAAGGCGGGTACCCTGCCCGCCAAACTCCTGCAGAAGTCGGCCAGCGTGAGGGGTTTCTTCCTGCCTCACTTCACGGCAGACTACAGGGAATCTCTGAGGAGCATGATGCAGCTGTTTGCCGAGGGGAGGCTGGTGTGCGAAGTGGACGCTGGAGATATCGATCCCGAGGGCAGGTTTGTGGGGTTGGAGTCCGTGTACCGGGCCGTGGACTACATGTACGCCGGGAAGAACGTGGGCAAAGTGGTAGTGGAGGTGGCTCCGCATGTCGACAGTAAACTGTAA